From the genome of Thermaerobacter marianensis DSM 12885:
AGACCACCGTCGCCCTCCACGTGGCGGCGTCGGCCCAGCGGGCAGGCGGCGTCGCCGCCTTCATCGACGCGGAACACGCCCTGGACCCGGTCTACGCGGAAAACCTGGGGGTGGACATCAACAACCTGCTGATCTCCCAGCCGGACACCGGCGAGCAGGCCCTGGAGATCGCCGAAGCCCTGGTGCGCAGCGGGGCCGTCGACGTCATCGTCATCGACTCCGTGGCCGCCCTGGTGCCCCGGGCCGAGATCGAAGGGGAGATGGGCGACGCCCACGTCGGCCTGCAGGCGCGGCTGATGTCCCAGGCCCTGCGCAAGCTGACGGGCGCCATCGCCAAGTCCCGCACCTGCCTGATCTTCATCAACCAGATCCGCGAAAAGGTCGGGGTGATGTTCGGCAATCCGGAGGTGACCCCCGGCGGCCGGGCCTTGAAGTTCTATGCCTCGGTGCGGCTTGACGTCCGGCGCGTCGAGACGCTGAAGCAGGGCGGCGAGATGATCGGCATCCGCGCCCGCGCCAAGGTGGTCAAGAACAAGGTGGCGCCGCCCTTCCGCCAGGCGGAGTTCGACCTGATCTACGGCAAGGGCATCTCCCGGGAGGGCGACCTGCTGGATATCGCCACCCAGCACGGCATCATCGAGAAGTCCGGCGCCTGGTACTCCTACGGGGACACGCGCATCGGCCAGGGCCGGGAGAACGCCCGGGAGTATCTGGTTCAGCACCCCGAGGTGGCGGACGCCATCGAGCAGCGGGTCCGCGAGCTGTTGAGCCTCGGCGGCATCCGGGCGGCGACGGCCAGCGAAGAGGAGTAGGCCCCTTCCATGACGCCGGTGGACGCGGGGGACGAACCGTCCGGGCGCGACGGCCCGGCGGGCATGGCGGGCGCCGGAGGCGGGCCCGAGGGGGAACCGGTGGCCGCTGACGGGACCGGCGGGACGCCCGGTGGTGAAGAAGCCGTGGCTCGCGCCGTGCTGGACCAGGTGGTCCGCTGGCTGGCCGCACGGGCGCGGACGGAGCGGGAGATCCGCGACCGGTTGGGTCGCCGGCAGGTGCCGGAGGCGGTGGTGGAGCGGGTCCTGGAGCGGCTGCGCCGCTGGGGATACGTGGACGACCGGCGGCTGGCCGGGGACATGGCAGAGGGTGCGCGGGCTCGTGGGATCGGACCCCGCCGGCTGCGGGCGGACCTGGCCCGGCGGGGTGTGCCGGATGCCCTTGCCGACGAGGCGGTGCGGGCCGCATGGCCGCCCGGTTCCCAGTGGGACGCGGCGTGGGAGCTGGCCCGCCGGCGGTGGGCGCGCCTGATGGCGGCGCAGGCCGGAAGCGTTGTGCCGCAGGGGGACGAAGGGAAGGACGGGGTGGAGGCCGCGGAAGGCGGGGAAGGCGGGCAGGCCGGATCCGGAGCCGGCGGCGGGGCCGAGGGGGGTGGGCCGGAGGAGTCCGACGGGTGCGGCGGGCTGGCGAGGCATCGGGCTCCGGGCCGGTTCGCGGGGGATGCCGGCGGGCGGCGCCGGGCGGCGGGGCGGCTTTACCGGTATTTGTTAGGCCGGGGGTTCAGCCCCGACGTCGTCCGGGACGTGGTCCGGCGGTTGGCGGGGGACGAAATCGTGGAAGACTAGCCAGGGGCATGCGGAAGGGGCGATGGCCAGGGCGCCGGTGGGCACCCGCCGCGGGCCACCGTCCTGTGCCGGCCGTTGCCCCAGCACGACCGGCACGGGCCCTGGCGGCGTCCTGGTCAGCAGCCCCGTGCGATGACCCGGCGGCCCGTGGGTTCCCTTGACATGGCTTTCTTGCAACCTCTAGAATGAAATAACGGGATGACTCGAAAACGCGACCACGATTACGCCTTTTGGCGAAAAAACAGCGACAAATGATGAAAACACGACGAATTCCGGGTATGACGATGAATGGATTGCTGGTCCCCGTCCCGGTCCCGGGAAGGTCCGGGACGAGCGTAAGAGTGGTCAGCGCGCCGAGCCGGGTCCCCGAACTCGGCTTTTTTGTTAAGGGGCCCGCGGGACCGCTGGGCGTGGGCCGAGGGAGTGAAAGGGATGGTTTCGACAGTCGTCGTGGTCCTCATCGTCCTCGTTACCATCGTGATCGCCGGGGCGGCGGGCTATGTGATCCGAAAGCTGGTGGCCGAGAGCCGGATTGGCTCCGCCGAATCCCTGGCCCGGCAGCTCATCGAGGAAGGGCGGAAGGAAGGGGAGGCGCGCAAGCGCGAGGCGCTGCTCGAGGCGAAGGAAGAGGTGCACCGGCTGCGCACCGAATTCGAGCGGGAGAGCCGGGAGCGGCGGCAGGAGCTCCAGCAGCTGGAGCGGCGCCTGCTGCAGCGGGAGGAGGCCCTGGAACGGCGGGCGCGCCAGCTGGACGAGCGCGAGGAGTTGATGCGCGTCCGCGAGCGTGACCTGGACCGGGCGGAGGAGCTGGTCGAGGAACTGCGGCTCCGGCAGATGACGGAGCTGGAGCGCATCGCCGGCCTCAGCCGGGACGAGGCGCGGGAGCTCCTGATGAACCAGGTCCAGCAGGAGATGCGGCACGACCTGGCGGTGATGATCCGCCAGATGGAGGAAGAAGCCCGGGCGGAGGCGGACCGGCGGGCGCGGGAGATCATCGCCAATGCCGTGCAGCGGCTGGCGGCCGAGTACGTGCCCGAGCTCACCGTGTCCGTGGTGGAGCTGCCCGGCGACGAGATGAAGGGGCGCATCATTGGCCGGGAGGGGCGGAACATCCGCCACTTCGAGGCCCTGACCGGCGTCGACTTGATCATCGACGACACGCCGGAGGCGGTGGTGATCTCCTGCTTCGACCCCATCCGCCGGGAGATCGCCCGCATCACCCTGGAGAAGCTGATCGCCGACGGCCGCATCCACCCCGCCAAGATCGAGGAGATGTACGCCAAGGCGGTCCAGGAGATGGAGGAGCGGATCCGCGAGGAGGGCGAGCGGGCCTGCTACGAGGTGGGGGTCCACAACCTGCACCCCGAGCTGGTCAAGCTGCTGGGCCGGCTGGCCTTCCGGACCAGCTACGGTCAGAACATCCTCCAGCACTCCATCGAGGTGGCGCACCTCTGCGGCCTGATGGCCTACGAGCTGGGGGCCGACGTCAACGTGGCGCGGCGGGCCGGCCTGCTGCACGACATCGGCAAGGCCCTGGACCACGAGATGGAGGGCACCCACCTTACCATTGGCATGGAGCTCTTGCAGAAGTATCATGAATCGGAAGAAGTCATCCATGCCATGTCCTGTCATCACGGGGACTTCGAGGCCAAGACCATCGAGGCGGTGATCGTCACCGCAGCCGACGCCCTGTCGGCGGCGCGGCCCGGCGCCCGGCGGGAGACGCTGGAGGCGTACATCCGCCGGCTGCGCCAGCTGGAGGAGATCGCCTCCAGCTTCCCCGGCGTGGCGAAGGCCTACGCCATCCAGGCGGGCCGCGAGGTGCGGATCATGGTCCACCCCGACCAGGTGGACGACGCCGAGGCGTACCTGCTGGCGCGGCAGATCGCCAAGCGCATCGAGCAGGAGCTGCAGTACCCGGGCCAGATCAAGGTGACGCTGATCCGGGAGACGAGGGTGACCGAGTACGCGCGGTAGCAGGAGGCGGCCGGTGGCGCGGCCTGTGGCCGCGGCACCGGCCGAGCAGGCCGGCCGGGCGTGAGGGGCGCCGGAACGGCGGGCGGGGCCCGCCGTTCCGGCGCATGCGTTTACGGCGGAGGGGGCATGGCCGTGCGGCTTTTGTTCATCGGCGACGTGGTGGGGCGGCCGGGGCGCCGCATGCTGCGGGATCATCTGGAAACCCTCATCGAGCAGCACGCCATCGAGCTCACCGTGGTCAACGGCGAGAACGCCGCCGGCGGCTGGGGCCTGACCCCGGATACGGCCGAGGAGATCTTCGCCGCGGGGGCCGACGTGATCACCCTGGGCAACCACTGGGCCGACCGGAAGGAGATCCTGCCGTACCTGGACCGGAACGCCCGCGTGCTGCGGCCGCTGAACTGGCCGGGCGCTCCGCCGGGTCGCGGCGCGGTGGTGGTAGAGGGGCGCAGCGGCTGCCGGGTGGGCGTGATGTGCCTGATGGGCCGGGTCTTCGCCGACAGCCTGCTGGACGACCCCTTCGTAGCCGCCGACCGCGCCCTGGCGGAGCTGGGCGGCCAGGCGGCCGCCGTCCTGGTCGACTTCCACGGCGATGCCACCTCGGAGAAACAGGCCATGGCCTGGTACTTGGACGGCCGGGTGTCCGCGGTGGTGGGGACCCACACCCACACCCCCACCGCCGACGAGCGGGTCCTGCCGGGTGGGACGGCGGCCATCACCGACGTGGGGATGACGGGACCCCGCGACTCCATCATCGGCTTCCAGCCGGAGCTGGTGATCCGGCGGCTGCGTACCCAGCTCCACGTCACCCTGGAGGTGGCCACGGGCCCGCGGGTGCTGTGCGGGGTCATCGTGGACGTGGACCGGGACACGGGCAAGGCGACGGCCATCGAGCGGATCCGCCTGGAGGACACCGGCTGACCGGCCTGCTGGGCCGAGCCGCGTTCGGCCGGCCCATAGGACCTGCCGACGCCGGGACCCGCGCCGCCAGCGCCGGGCGCGGGGACCCGTCCTCCGCGCGATGACGACCCCACAACGGGAGGCGAGAAACCGGCATGCCGTACACCCCCTACGGACCCATCGTCGACGGGCACGTGGACACGGTGCTGGACCTGGCCGCCGGCCGGCGGCGGCTGGGCCAGCGTTCGCACCAGGGCCACGTGGACCTGCCCCGCCTGGAGGAGGCCGGCGTGGGCGTCCAGGTCTTCGCCCACTGGATCGAACCGGTGTACAAGCCCCACGCCGCCCTGGTCCGCTTCATGGAACTGTACGACGCCTTTTTGCGCGAGGTGGCCCTCCACCCCGACCGCATCGCCGTGGTCACCAGCGTGGAGGAACTGGATCAAACCCTGGCCTCCGGCAAGGTGGCGGCCGTCATCGGCATCGAAGGCGGCGAGGTCCTCCAGGGACGGCTGGGCGTGCTCCGCCTGCTCCACCGGCTGGGCGTCCGCCTCATTGGACTGACCTGGAACGAGCGCAACGACCTGGCCGACGGCGCCGGGGATGGGCGCAGCGGCGGCGGGCTCTCCCGGCTGGGTGAGCAGGTGGTCCGGGAGATGAACCGGCTGGGCATGGTGGTGGACGTCAGCCACCTGTCCGATGCGGGGTTCTACGACGTGCTGGCGGTGTCCAGCCAGCCTGTGGTGGCGTCCCACTCCAACTGCCGGGCCCTCTGCCCGCACCCGCGCAACCTCACCGATGACCAGATCCGCGCCCTGGCGGCCAAGGGCGGCGTCATGGGGATGAACTTCTTCGCCCGGTTCCTCCGCGCCGACGGCCCGGCGACGGTGGACGACGTGGTTCGGCATATCGAACATGTGGCGTCCCTGGTGGGGACCGAGCACGTCGGCCTGGGCTCGGACTTCGACGGCATCGGCGAGACGCCCCAGGGGTTGGAGGACGTCACCCGCTTGCCGAACCTGATCGAAGCCCTGCTGCGCCGGAACTGGAAGGAAGAGGACCTGCGCCGGGTCCTGGGCGGCAACTTCCTGCGGGTCTTCCGGCAGGTGTGGGCGGCGGGGGAGCCTGCCTACCCCGCGCCGGAAGAACCGGCCGTGCCGGCCCGGTAAAGGCCCGGGCCGGTCCGGCGATCCGGACACGGCATACCCCGGCGGGCCGGTCAGGCTCCGGGCCGGGCGCCGCGAGCCGGCAGGATCCACGGTGACGGGTCCATGAGCCAGGGTCCCAGCGAGGATCCGGGGTACGGGGTACGGGAGGGATTGCATTGGCACAGGACGGGATGGTGTTGCCGGAGGTGGCCTTCCGCGTGGCGTCGGTGACCGACGTGGCCGCCGACGCCGTGGTGGTCAACCTGTTCGAAGGGGTGACGGTGCCGGGCGGGGCGACGGGTGCGGTGGACGCGGCCCTGGACGGGGCGATCCGGGACGCCATCGCGGCCGGTGCTCTGCGGGGGCGGCTGGGCGAGACCCTGGCGCTGCCCACCCTGGGCCGCCTGCCCGCCCGTTGGGTGATCGTGGCGGGGCTGGGGCCGCGGGACGAGTTCGGCCGTCGGGCGGCCCGCGCTGCATCGGCGGCGGCGCTGCGGACGGCGCGCCGGCATGGCTGCCGGGAGGTGGCCACCATTGCCCACGGCGCCGGCATCGGGGGACTCGAGCCCTTCCTGGCGGCGCTGGCCACGGTGGAGGGGGCCCTGCTGGGCCTCTACCGCTACCGGCCCGAGGCCGGTGCCCGCGGCGGCGGGCGTCCCGGGGAAGGCGCCGGGGCGGGCGGCCCGGTGGCCGGCACTGGCGGAGGCGCGGCGGAAGCCGGCGGGACGGATGGGGGCGCGGTACCGGGAGGCCCGGCGGGTGCCGGCCTGCTGGGGGCGGCCATCGACCCCACGGGGCGGCGAGGAGGCAGGCCCCTGGGCCGTGGCACCCCCGAGGCGGACGGCCATGGCGGCGTCCAGCGGATCTGGCTGATCGACCGCACCGCCGCCCAGCAGGCGGCCCTGGAGCGCGGCCTGCACGAGGGCCGCATCCTGGCCGAGGCGGTGATCACCGCCCGCCAGCTGGGCAACCGCCCGGCCAACGACCTGACGCCCGCCCGCCTGGCCGAGGCGGCCCAGCGGCTGGAACAGCTGCCCGGTATCCGGGTGACCGTGCTGGACGAGGATGCCCTGCGCCAGCGGGGCTTCGGCGCCATCCTGGCGGTGGGCCAGGGCAGCGCCCAGCCGCCACGGCTCGCCGCCATCGACTACGTGGGGCCGGGCCGGGATGCGGCGGAGCCGCCCGACGCCGCCTTCGTCGGCAAGGGTGTCACCTTCGACTCCGGGGGCATCTCCCTCAAGCCCCGCGAAGGCATGGAGGACATGAAGTTCGACATGATGGGGGCCGCAGCCGTCATCGGCGCCCTCGAGGCGGTGGCGCGGCTGCAGCTGCCGGCACGGCTGCTGGGCGTGATCGCGGCGGTGGAGAACATGCCCGGCGGGCGGGCCTTCAAACCGGGCGACGTGATCACCACCTATGACGGCACCACGGTGGAGATCAACAACACCGACGCCGAGGGGCGCCTGATCCTGGCCGACGCCCTGGCCTACGCCCGCGAGCGCGGCGCGCGGCGCCTGGTCGACCTGGCCACCTTGACGGGCGCCATGGTCATCGCCCTGGGCCCCCACGTGGCGGGCCTCTTCGCCAACGACGATGCCTGGGCCGCCCGGGTGTTGCGGGCCGCCGACGCCGCCGGCGAGCCGCTCTGGCGGTTGCCGCTGGTGGCGTCCTATCGCGAGCGGCTGCGCAGCGAGTACGCCGACCTGCGCAACACGGGCGGCCGCCCCGCGGGCGCCATCACCGCCGCCCTGTTCCTCCAGACCTTTGCCGGCGAGACGCCCTGGGCGCACCTGGACATCGCCGGCGTCGCCTGGTCCGACAAGGCGGAGGACGACCACGGCAAGGGGGCCACGGGCTACGGCGTCCGCCTGCTGGTGGAACTGGCCCGCAACCTGGCGGCCGGGGGACGGCGGTGAAGGGCGGCGCCGATCTCCACACCCACACCACGGCCTCCGACGGCACGGTGACCCCGGAGGAGCGCATCCGCATGGCCGTGGCGGCGGGACTGGAGTGGGTGGGCATCACCGACCACGACACCCTGGCCGGCCTGCCGGCAGCACGGGAGGCCGCCCGGGCTGCCGGCATCGGCCTGGTGCCGGGGGTCGAGCTCAGCACCGACGTGGACCTGGGCACGCGGCGGGTGGGCGTCCACGTCCTGGGGTACTGGGTCCACGAGGACGATGCGCCGCTGGTCGAGCTGTTGGCCCGGCGGCGCGCGGCGCGGGAGCAGCGGCTGGCCCGCATGCTCGAGCGGCTGGCCGCGGCCGGGATCGTCCTCGATGAGGCGCGGGTGCGGTCGCTGGCGGCGGGCGGCGCCGTGGGCCGGCCCCATGTGGCCCGGGCCCTGGTGGAGGCCGGCGTGGTGGCGACCGTGGCGGAGGCCTTCGAGAAGTACCTCACGCCCGGCAAGCCGGGATACGTGCCCCGGGCCCCGCTGGCTCCGGAGGCGGCCATCGCCGCCATCCGCGAGGCGGGCGGCGTGCCGGTGCTGGCCCACCCCGGTCTGCTGCCCCAACAGCTCTTCAACCTCTGGCCGGCCTGGAAGCGGCAGGGCCTGGCGGGCGTGGAGGTCTACCACAGCAAGCACAGCCCGGAGCAGGCCCAGGCGTTCCTGGCGCGGGCGCGGGAGCTCGACCTGGTGCCGACGGGCGGGTCCGACTGCCACGGCCCCCAGCCCGGCCAGCCGCCGCTCATCGGCCGGGTGCGGGTGCCGGCGGAGTGGGTGGAGCGGCTGCGCCAGCGGGCGGCGGCGGACTGAGACCCGGCGCTGGCACGCTCGCACCGGAAGAACCGGCCAAGGCTGCTCGACCCCGCCGGCAGCGCCGGGCACCCGGTGGTGCGGACGGGGCGCGCAAGGCGCGGGGCGGCACCGCCCGGACCGGCCCGCCGGCCCCGGGCCGCACGGTGCCCGGACGGCAACTGTACGGCGTCCGCATCGCCCGGCCGGTCCCGGCATAAACCTCCCACCAGGGAGGTCAGGCCGATGAGCCGTTCCGTCCGATCGTCCAAGCCCCCCGCGCCCAGGACCGCGGCGGCGGATGCGGCGGACTGGCAGTACCGCGTCTTGCTGCTGGAGCGGCGCGTGCTCACGCTGCGCCGCAGCCGGCGGGTGCTGCTGGAGCTTCTCGCCACCCAGCAGGCGCGCTATGAGGCGGAGGTCGACCGGCTGCGCCGCCGTGTGGACGAGCTCGAGCGCCAGCGCCAGCGGCTGCTGGCGTTCATCCGGAAACGCCGGGTGCTGCGGGGAACGGCGGGGGCAGGCGCCGTGCCGCCGCGGTGAACATCGACTCGGGGCCCGAAAAGCCGCACAGCTCACAGCGAACGCTGAGGTCGGGCTCCCCGCCGGGACCCATGGCCAGGGCCGGTCCGGCCCGCCACTCCTCCACCTGCCCCGTGTGGGCGTTCTTCCGCAGCGACCAGGTCAACGGCCAGGAGACGATGAAGGAGGCGCGGTTGCCCGTGCAGCGCGGGCAGGCGTAGGGCGGCCGCCGGGTCAGGGCCGGCAGCATGCTCTGCCACGGGGCGGCATCCCCTGCGGCCGGGCTGCCGGTGCTGCCGGACACCACCCCGGTGGCCGCGGCCGCCTCCGTTGCCCGGATCCCGCCGCTCGCCGGGCCAGCCGCCGTGCCCGCGGCCTCCCCGCCGGCCGGCGCCGCCGCGGGATCCGACGCCGCCGGGGTGCCCGGGCCGGCCTCGGGCCGGGCCGGTTCGTCCCGTTCCACCGCCATCACCGCGATCACCTCCGCAAGGATGGGCGACAGGGCCTTCCGGCCCCGTCCTTTCCGTAGTTTTCCCTGGGATGCGGCCGCCACCGGCCCGCCGGCCCTGTACGGGCGGATGCCGTCCCGGGGAGCCGCGCCCCCGCCGGTACCATGCGCTGCATTGCCCGCGGGACGGTCCAGCGTCCATAATCAACAAAGGTACGAAGGAGGAAGCGGACCATGGAAACCCTGCCCCTGATCCCGCGGCCGGCGGCGGGCGCCCTGGACTACCGCGCCCTGCAGGCCCAGTGGGCCGCCCGCTACGGCGCCTACCGCGACGAGCAGAACGTCTGGCGCCTGCCCGACGGCCGCACCCTGGCCGAATCGATCTTCGGCAAGCCCCGCCCGGCGTACAAGATCCTGACCTGGGGCTGCCAGATGAACGAGCGCGACAGCGAGATCCTGGCCGGCCAGCTGGAGGAGATGGGGATGGTGCCGGCCGGGCTGCTGGACGAGGCCGATCTCATCCTGCTGAACACCTGCGCCGTGCGCGAGACGGCGGAGGAGAAGGTCTTCGGCACCATCGGCTACCTGAAGGTCCTCAAGCAGCAGAACCCGGACCTGATCCTGGGCCTGTGCGGGTGCATGGCCCAGGAAGAGTCCACCATCCGCCGCATCCAGCGGTACTACCCCCACGTGGACCTGGTCTTCGGCACCCACAACGTCCACCAGCTGCCCCAGCTGATCGAGCGGGTACGGCGGGAAGAGGGCATGGTGGTGGACGTGTGGCAGGCGGCCGAGGGCGTGGTGGAGCACCTGCCTTCCCGGCGCGCCGGCGGCGTCAAGGCCTGGGTCAACATCATCTACGGCTGCGACAAGTACTGCACCTTCTGCATCGTGCCCACCACCCGCGGCCGCGAGCGCAGCCGCCGGCCCGAGGACGTGATCGCCGAGGTGGAGTACCTGGCCGCCGAGGGGTACAAGGAGGTCACCCTGCTGGGCCAGAACGTCAACTCCTACGGCAAGGACCTGGGCACCGGGTTCGATTTCGCGGACCTTCTGGCGCGGCTCGACCGGGTGCCGGGCATCCGGTGGATCCGGTACACCACCTCGCACCCGCGGGACTTCACCGACAAGCTGATCCGGACCATCGCCGAGTCCGACAAGGTGACCGAGCACTTCCACCTGCCGGTGCAGTCCGGGTCCAACGCGGTGCTGCGCTGGATGAACCGGCGCTACACCCGCGAGTACTACCTGCGCCTGATCGAGAAGATCCGGGAAGCGGTGCCGGACGCCTGCATCACCACCGACATCATCGTCGGTTTCCCCAAGGAGACCGAGGAGGACTTCCGGCAAACCCTGGACCTGGTGCGACAGGTGGAGTACGACAACGCCTTCACCTTCATCTACTCGCCCCGGGAGGGCACTCCGGCGGCCCGCTGGCCCCAGCTGCCCCGGGAGGTCAAGCAGGAACGGCTGGAACGGCTGATGGAGGTCCAGTACGCGATCAACCTGCGGAAGAACCAGCGGCTGGTGGGCCAGACGGCGGTGGTGCTGATCGACGGTCCGAGCAAGAAGAACCCGCGGGTGCTGAGCGCCCGCACCCGCACCAACAAGCTGGTGCTGGTCCCCGGAGAGGCGGCGTGGAGCGGCCGCTTCGCCCGGGTGGAGATCACCCGCGCCCAGACCTTCACCCTGGAGGGGCGGATGCTGGAGCTGCTGCCCGACGACGCGCCGGAGATCGGGCGGCACGGCCAGTTTGCACCGTACGTGCCGGCGGCCCGGAGCGCATGAGGCACCGGCACCCGGGGTGCGGGGGTTTGCGCGGAATCCGCGCCGGCACCGCGCCGGCCCCAGGGGGTACGGCTTGACACCCATGGCGGACGGGGACGAAGCGGGCATGGCGGAGGATCGTCAGCCGAGCCGGGCCGAGGAGCGCCGGCCGGGCATGACCGGCGGGCGCCCGCCGGGGCGCGAGACGCCCATGATGCGGCAGTACCGGGAGTGGAAGGAACGCTACCCGGACTGCATCCTGTTCTTCCGGCTGGGCGACTTCTACGAGATGTTCGGAGACGACGCCCGGCTGGCGGCGCGCATCCTGGACATCACCCTGACGTCCCGGGAGACGGCCAAGGGCGAGCGGGTGCCCATGTGCGGCGTGCCCTACCACGCCGTGGACCAGTACCTGCCGCGGTTGGTGGAGGCCGGCTACCGCGTGGCCATCTGCGAGCAGGTAGAGGACCCCCGCCTGGCCCGCGGCCTGGTGCGCCGCGAGGTGGTGCGGGTGGTGACCCCCGGCACCCTCTGGGCCGCCACGGGGCAGGAGGAGAGCCGCTACGTGGCGGCCCTGGCGGTGGCGGACGGCGCCGGTGGCCCGTCCTCGGCCGGACGAACCGGCACCGGGCCCGGCAGCAGGACCGGGGCTGCCGGAGCGCCGGGCCGGGCGGCCGGGCCCCTCCCCGGGGCGGCGGCCGGGCCGGTGGATGGTCCCGCCGGTGGCCTCGAGCCCGCCGGGGCGGGGGGAGCCGCCCGGGGAGGGCCCGCAGCCGGTCCACCGGCCGGAAGGGGCCTTGACGGCCTTCCGGGCCCCCAGGTCCTGGGCCTCGCCTACGCCGACGTGTCCACCGGCGAGTTCGTCATCGCCCAGCTGGAGGGTCCTCAGGCCACCCGCCTGGCCTTGGACGAGCTGGCCCGGCTGCAGGCGGCGGAGTGCCTGCTGGGCCCCGGGTTGGACGGACCCGCGGCCGCGGGCCTGGAACGGGCGCTGCGGGAGCGGGGCTGTGCCCTGACCCGGACGCCGGCCGGCCCGTGGCGGCTGCGGGAGGCCGAGGAGACCCTGGCCAGCCAGTTCGGCCGGGCGGCGGTGGACCAGGCCCGGGCTGCCACCGGCCCTGCTGCCGTCGCGGCCGGCGGCGGGCTTCTGGCCTACCTGCGGGAGACCCAGAAGGTCGACCTGGATCACCTGCGGCGCCTGCGCACCGACCCTCT
Proteins encoded in this window:
- the miaB gene encoding tRNA (N6-isopentenyl adenosine(37)-C2)-methylthiotransferase MiaB, yielding METLPLIPRPAAGALDYRALQAQWAARYGAYRDEQNVWRLPDGRTLAESIFGKPRPAYKILTWGCQMNERDSEILAGQLEEMGMVPAGLLDEADLILLNTCAVRETAEEKVFGTIGYLKVLKQQNPDLILGLCGCMAQEESTIRRIQRYYPHVDLVFGTHNVHQLPQLIERVRREEGMVVDVWQAAEGVVEHLPSRRAGGVKAWVNIIYGCDKYCTFCIVPTTRGRERSRRPEDVIAEVEYLAAEGYKEVTLLGQNVNSYGKDLGTGFDFADLLARLDRVPGIRWIRYTTSHPRDFTDKLIRTIAESDKVTEHFHLPVQSGSNAVLRWMNRRYTREYYLRLIEKIREAVPDACITTDIIVGFPKETEEDFRQTLDLVRQVEYDNAFTFIYSPREGTPAARWPQLPREVKQERLERLMEVQYAINLRKNQRLVGQTAVVLIDGPSKKNPRVLSARTRTNKLVLVPGEAAWSGRFARVEITRAQTFTLEGRMLELLPDDAPEIGRHGQFAPYVPAARSA
- a CDS encoding dipeptidase; protein product: MPYTPYGPIVDGHVDTVLDLAAGRRRLGQRSHQGHVDLPRLEEAGVGVQVFAHWIEPVYKPHAALVRFMELYDAFLREVALHPDRIAVVTSVEELDQTLASGKVAAVIGIEGGEVLQGRLGVLRLLHRLGVRLIGLTWNERNDLADGAGDGRSGGGLSRLGEQVVREMNRLGMVVDVSHLSDAGFYDVLAVSSQPVVASHSNCRALCPHPRNLTDDQIRALAAKGGVMGMNFFARFLRADGPATVDDVVRHIEHVASLVGTEHVGLGSDFDGIGETPQGLEDVTRLPNLIEALLRRNWKEEDLRRVLGGNFLRVFRQVWAAGEPAYPAPEEPAVPAR
- a CDS encoding TIGR00282 family metallophosphoesterase, coding for MRLLFIGDVVGRPGRRMLRDHLETLIEQHAIELTVVNGENAAGGWGLTPDTAEEIFAAGADVITLGNHWADRKEILPYLDRNARVLRPLNWPGAPPGRGAVVVEGRSGCRVGVMCLMGRVFADSLLDDPFVAADRALAELGGQAAAVLVDFHGDATSEKQAMAWYLDGRVSAVVGTHTHTPTADERVLPGGTAAITDVGMTGPRDSIIGFQPELVIRRLRTQLHVTLEVATGPRVLCGVIVDVDRDTGKATAIERIRLEDTG
- a CDS encoding PHP domain-containing protein translates to MKGGADLHTHTTASDGTVTPEERIRMAVAAGLEWVGITDHDTLAGLPAAREAARAAGIGLVPGVELSTDVDLGTRRVGVHVLGYWVHEDDAPLVELLARRRAAREQRLARMLERLAAAGIVLDEARVRSLAAGGAVGRPHVARALVEAGVVATVAEAFEKYLTPGKPGYVPRAPLAPEAAIAAIREAGGVPVLAHPGLLPQQLFNLWPAWKRQGLAGVEVYHSKHSPEQAQAFLARARELDLVPTGGSDCHGPQPGQPPLIGRVRVPAEWVERLRQRAAAD
- a CDS encoding regulatory protein RecX → MTPVDAGDEPSGRDGPAGMAGAGGGPEGEPVAADGTGGTPGGEEAVARAVLDQVVRWLAARARTEREIRDRLGRRQVPEAVVERVLERLRRWGYVDDRRLAGDMAEGARARGIGPRRLRADLARRGVPDALADEAVRAAWPPGSQWDAAWELARRRWARLMAAQAGSVVPQGDEGKDGVEAAEGGEGGQAGSGAGGGAEGGGPEESDGCGGLARHRAPGRFAGDAGGRRRAAGRLYRYLLGRGFSPDVVRDVVRRLAGDEIVED
- the rny gene encoding ribonuclease Y, which produces MVSTVVVVLIVLVTIVIAGAAGYVIRKLVAESRIGSAESLARQLIEEGRKEGEARKREALLEAKEEVHRLRTEFERESRERRQELQQLERRLLQREEALERRARQLDEREELMRVRERDLDRAEELVEELRLRQMTELERIAGLSRDEARELLMNQVQQEMRHDLAVMIRQMEEEARAEADRRAREIIANAVQRLAAEYVPELTVSVVELPGDEMKGRIIGREGRNIRHFEALTGVDLIIDDTPEAVVISCFDPIRREIARITLEKLIADGRIHPAKIEEMYAKAVQEMEERIREEGERACYEVGVHNLHPELVKLLGRLAFRTSYGQNILQHSIEVAHLCGLMAYELGADVNVARRAGLLHDIGKALDHEMEGTHLTIGMELLQKYHESEEVIHAMSCHHGDFEAKTIEAVIVTAADALSAARPGARRETLEAYIRRLRQLEEIASSFPGVAKAYAIQAGREVRIMVHPDQVDDAEAYLLARQIAKRIEQELQYPGQIKVTLIRETRVTEYAR
- a CDS encoding leucyl aminopeptidase family protein, which gives rise to MAQDGMVLPEVAFRVASVTDVAADAVVVNLFEGVTVPGGATGAVDAALDGAIRDAIAAGALRGRLGETLALPTLGRLPARWVIVAGLGPRDEFGRRAARAASAAALRTARRHGCREVATIAHGAGIGGLEPFLAALATVEGALLGLYRYRPEAGARGGGRPGEGAGAGGPVAGTGGGAAEAGGTDGGAVPGGPAGAGLLGAAIDPTGRRGGRPLGRGTPEADGHGGVQRIWLIDRTAAQQAALERGLHEGRILAEAVITARQLGNRPANDLTPARLAEAAQRLEQLPGIRVTVLDEDALRQRGFGAILAVGQGSAQPPRLAAIDYVGPGRDAAEPPDAAFVGKGVTFDSGGISLKPREGMEDMKFDMMGAAAVIGALEAVARLQLPARLLGVIAAVENMPGGRAFKPGDVITTYDGTTVEINNTDAEGRLILADALAYARERGARRLVDLATLTGAMVIALGPHVAGLFANDDAWAARVLRAADAAGEPLWRLPLVASYRERLRSEYADLRNTGGRPAGAITAALFLQTFAGETPWAHLDIAGVAWSDKAEDDHGKGATGYGVRLLVELARNLAAGGRR
- the recA gene encoding recombinase RecA, whose product is MIERERALEIALSQIEKQFGKGSIMRMGEASSRLNVEVIPTGSLALDIALGVGGMPRGRIIEIFGPEASGKTTVALHVAASAQRAGGVAAFIDAEHALDPVYAENLGVDINNLLISQPDTGEQALEIAEALVRSGAVDVIVIDSVAALVPRAEIEGEMGDAHVGLQARLMSQALRKLTGAIAKSRTCLIFINQIREKVGVMFGNPEVTPGGRALKFYASVRLDVRRVETLKQGGEMIGIRARAKVVKNKVAPPFRQAEFDLIYGKGISREGDLLDIATQHGIIEKSGAWYSYGDTRIGQGRENAREYLVQHPEVADAIEQRVRELLSLGGIRAATASEEE